Sequence from the Candidatus Neomarinimicrobiota bacterium genome:
GACACCATGCTATCGAGCAGCTGGGTGGCGGTTATTACTGGCTTGCCTGCGGCGTTACATTGCCGGATAATCCGTTTCTGGATGAGGGGAACCTCCTCCAGCGGCATCTCCACTCCCAGATCACCCCGGGCCACCATGATACCATCGAATACCTGGATGATCTCGTCCAACCGCGCCACAGCTTCGGGCTTCTCGATCTTCGCCATCACGGGCAGCCACCGCCCTGCATCGGAAAAGACCTCATCAATCGCCTGGCGATCATCGGGAGATCGGACAAAAGAAAGGGCTATCCAATCCACGTCCTGTTCCAGTCCCAGACGTAAATTCTCCTTATCCCGCGTGGTTAACGATGGGACGCCCAGGGCCACGCCTGGAAAGTTCACCCCCTTGTTGGCTTTAAGATGGCCGCCGTAGACCACCTCGATCCGGAGCAGAGAGGATGATTCATGGGCCACAACGCGAAGCTCGATACGACCATCGTCCAACATGACTCGCGCATTTTCCTCCACAGCCTGAAACGCCACAGCAGGCCGAATCTTGATATCCGCGTCGTTACCAGTCCCGAGGGTGAGCACCTCCCCCTCAGCCAGATGTCGGCCTTTGGCGGGGAGGTCGGCAACCCTGATTTTCGGTCCGGCCAGGTCCAGCAGAATCCCTAGCATGCAACCTTCGTCCGCAGCTACGGCCCGCAGGCTCGACACCAGGTTGATCAGGCCTTGCCGATCCGTATGAGAGGTGTTGATGCGAGCCACATCCATTCCG
This genomic interval carries:
- the pyk gene encoding pyruvate kinase, with translation MKNKKACRKTKTVVTIGPASCQPETMRRLLTAGMDVARINTSHTDRQGLINLVSSLRAVAADEGCMLGILLDLAGPKIRVADLPAKGRHLAEGEVLTLGTGNDADIKIRPAVAFQAVEENARVMLDDGRIELRVVAHESSSLLRIEVVYGGHLKANKGVNFPGVALGVPSLTTRDKENLRLGLEQDVDWIALSFVRSPDDRQAIDEVFSDAGRWLPVMAKIEKPEAVARLDEIIQVFDGIMVARGDLGVEMPLEEVPLIQKRIIRQCNAAGKPVITATQLLDSMVSEPSPTRAEVNDVANAIYDGTDAVMLSNETAIGTYPVKAVETLHAIAITTEAATAHTDQKRRQDYSIQGVSASISHGACNIAHERGIPVIVTMTHTGSTARSVSRFRPNSRIVALSPFTSTCRQLQLSWGITPLQVEEYASTDEMIAKAERLLLEKEFVRPGDYFVLTAGVPIGQPGTTNLLKVQQVGQN